The Nomascus leucogenys isolate Asia chromosome 23, Asia_NLE_v1, whole genome shotgun sequence genome includes a window with the following:
- the KLHL42 gene encoding kelch-like protein 42 isoform X1 → MSAEEMVQIRLEDRCYPVSKRKLIEQSDYFRALYRSGMREALSQEAGGPEVQQLRGLSAPGLRLVLDFINAGGAREGWLLGPRGEKGGGVDEDEEMDEVSLLSELVEAASFLQVTSLLQLLLSQVRLNNCLEMYRLAQVYGLPDLQEACLRFMVVHFHEVLCKPQFHLLGSPPQAPGDVSLKQRLREARMTGTPVLVALGDFLGGPLAPHPYQGEPPSMLRYEEMTERWFPLANNLPPDLVNVRGYGSAILDNYLFIVGGYRITSQEISAAHSYNPSTNEWLQVASMNQKRSNFKLVAVNSKLYAIGGQAVSNVECYNPEQDAWNFVAPLPNPLAEFSACECKGKIYVIGGYTTRDRNMNILQYCPSSDIWTLFETCDVHIRKQQMVSVEETIYIVGGCLHELGPNRRSSQSEDMLTVQSYNTVTRQWLYLKENTSKSGLNLTCALHNDGIYIMSRDVTLSTSLEHRVFLKYNIFSDSWEAFRRFPAFGHNLLVSSLYLPNKAET, encoded by the exons ATGTCGGCCGAGGAGATGGTGCAGATCCGCCTGGAGGACCGCTGCTACCCGGTGAGCAAGAGGAAGCTCATCGAGCAGAGCGACTACTTCCGCGCCCTCTACCGCTCCGGCATGCGCGAGGCCCTGAGCCAGGAGGCCGGCGGCCCGGAGGTGCAGCAGCTGCGCGGCCTCAGCGCGCCGGGCCTGCGGCTGGTGCTGGACTTCATCAACGCCGGCGGGGCCCGCGAAGGCTGGCTCCTGGGCCCGCGCGGGGAAAAGGGCGGCGGGGTGGACGAGGACGAGGAGATGGATGAGGTGAGCCTGCTGTCCGAGCTGGTGGAGGCGGCCTCCTTCCTGCAGGTCACGtccctgctgcagctgctgctgtcCCAGGTGCGGCTCAATAACTGCCTGGAGATGTACCGCCTGGCGCAGGTGTACGGGCTGCCCGACCTGCAGGAGGCCTGCCTGCGCTTCATGGTCGTCCACTTCCACGAGGTGCTGTGCAAGCCCcagttccacctcctgggatctCCTCCCCAAGCTCCAGGGGATGTCAGCCTgaagcagaggctgagggaggcccGGATGACTGGGACTCCTGTCCTCGTGGCCCTCGGGGACTTCCTGGGGGGACCCCTGGCCCCTCACCCCTACCAGGGGGAGCCCCCGTCCATGCTCAGGTACGAGGAGATGACTGAGCGTTGGTTCCCGCTGGCCAACAACCTTCCTCCCGACCTGGTCAATGTCAGGGGCTATGGGTCTGCCATCCTGGACAACTACCTCTTCATAGTGGGCGGGTACAGGATCACTAGCCAGGAGATCTCCGCTGCGCATTCCTACAACCCCAGCACCAATGAGTGGCTCCAGGTGGCCTCCATGAACCAGAAGAG GTCTAACTTCAAACTTGTGGCTGTTAATTCAAAACTCTATGCCATCGGAGGGCAGGCCGTTTCTAACGTTGAGTGTTACAACCCGGAGCAGGATGCGTGGAATTTTGTGGCGCCCTTACCCAATCCTCTGGCTGAGTTCTCTGCCTGTGAGTGTAAGGGAAAAATTTATGTCATTGGAGGATACACTACCAGAG ACCGGAACATGAACATTTTGCAGTACTGCCCCTCTTCCGACATCTGGACGCTCTTTGAAACATGTGATGTCCACATTCGCAAGCAGCAGATGGTGTCTGTGGAAGAGACCATCTACATCGTGGGTGGGTGTCTCCACGAGCTGGGGCCGAACCGCAGGAGCAGCCAGAGCGAGGACATGCTCACCGTGCAGTCCTACAACACCGTAACCCGCCAGTGGCTCTACCTCAAGGAGAACACGTCCAAATCGGGGCTTAACTTGACTTGTGCGCTCCACAACGACGGTATCTACATCATGAGCAGAGACGTCACCCTGTCGACCAGCTTGGAACACCGAGTGTTCCTCAAGTACAACATCTTTTCAGATAGTTGGGAAGCATTTAGGCGTTTTCCAGCTTTTGGACATAACTTGCTGGTTTCTTCTCTTTATCTGCCCAATAAAGCAGAAACATGA
- the KLHL42 gene encoding kelch-like protein 42 isoform X2 — MSAEEMVQIRLEDRCYPVSKRKLIEQSDYFRALYRSGMREALSQEAGGPEVQQLRGLSAPGLRLVLDFINAGGAREGWLLGPRGEKGGGVDEDEEMDEVSLLSELVEAASFLQVTSLLQLLLSQVRLNNCLEMYRLAQVYGLPDLQEACLRFMVVHFHEVLCKPQFHLLGSPPQAPGDVSLKQRLREARMTGTPVLVALGDFLGGPLAPHPYQGEPPSMLRYEEMTERWFPLANNLPPDLVNVRGYGSAILDNYLFIVGGYRITSQEISAAHSYNPSTNEWLQVASMNQKRSNFKLVAVNSKLYAIGGQAVSNVECYNPEQDAWNFVAPLPNPLAEFSACEYRNMNILQYCPSSDIWTLFETCDVHIRKQQMVSVEETIYIVGGCLHELGPNRRSSQSEDMLTVQSYNTVTRQWLYLKENTSKSGLNLTCALHNDGIYIMSRDVTLSTSLEHRVFLKYNIFSDSWEAFRRFPAFGHNLLVSSLYLPNKAET, encoded by the exons ATGTCGGCCGAGGAGATGGTGCAGATCCGCCTGGAGGACCGCTGCTACCCGGTGAGCAAGAGGAAGCTCATCGAGCAGAGCGACTACTTCCGCGCCCTCTACCGCTCCGGCATGCGCGAGGCCCTGAGCCAGGAGGCCGGCGGCCCGGAGGTGCAGCAGCTGCGCGGCCTCAGCGCGCCGGGCCTGCGGCTGGTGCTGGACTTCATCAACGCCGGCGGGGCCCGCGAAGGCTGGCTCCTGGGCCCGCGCGGGGAAAAGGGCGGCGGGGTGGACGAGGACGAGGAGATGGATGAGGTGAGCCTGCTGTCCGAGCTGGTGGAGGCGGCCTCCTTCCTGCAGGTCACGtccctgctgcagctgctgctgtcCCAGGTGCGGCTCAATAACTGCCTGGAGATGTACCGCCTGGCGCAGGTGTACGGGCTGCCCGACCTGCAGGAGGCCTGCCTGCGCTTCATGGTCGTCCACTTCCACGAGGTGCTGTGCAAGCCCcagttccacctcctgggatctCCTCCCCAAGCTCCAGGGGATGTCAGCCTgaagcagaggctgagggaggcccGGATGACTGGGACTCCTGTCCTCGTGGCCCTCGGGGACTTCCTGGGGGGACCCCTGGCCCCTCACCCCTACCAGGGGGAGCCCCCGTCCATGCTCAGGTACGAGGAGATGACTGAGCGTTGGTTCCCGCTGGCCAACAACCTTCCTCCCGACCTGGTCAATGTCAGGGGCTATGGGTCTGCCATCCTGGACAACTACCTCTTCATAGTGGGCGGGTACAGGATCACTAGCCAGGAGATCTCCGCTGCGCATTCCTACAACCCCAGCACCAATGAGTGGCTCCAGGTGGCCTCCATGAACCAGAAGAG GTCTAACTTCAAACTTGTGGCTGTTAATTCAAAACTCTATGCCATCGGAGGGCAGGCCGTTTCTAACGTTGAGTGTTACAACCCGGAGCAGGATGCGTGGAATTTTGTGGCGCCCTTACCCAATCCTCTGGCTGAGTTCTCTGCCTGTGAGT ACCGGAACATGAACATTTTGCAGTACTGCCCCTCTTCCGACATCTGGACGCTCTTTGAAACATGTGATGTCCACATTCGCAAGCAGCAGATGGTGTCTGTGGAAGAGACCATCTACATCGTGGGTGGGTGTCTCCACGAGCTGGGGCCGAACCGCAGGAGCAGCCAGAGCGAGGACATGCTCACCGTGCAGTCCTACAACACCGTAACCCGCCAGTGGCTCTACCTCAAGGAGAACACGTCCAAATCGGGGCTTAACTTGACTTGTGCGCTCCACAACGACGGTATCTACATCATGAGCAGAGACGTCACCCTGTCGACCAGCTTGGAACACCGAGTGTTCCTCAAGTACAACATCTTTTCAGATAGTTGGGAAGCATTTAGGCGTTTTCCAGCTTTTGGACATAACTTGCTGGTTTCTTCTCTTTATCTGCCCAATAAAGCAGAAACATGA